From the Balearica regulorum gibbericeps isolate bBalReg1 chromosome 4, bBalReg1.pri, whole genome shotgun sequence genome, one window contains:
- the THAP9 gene encoding DNA transposase THAP9 isoform X3 codes for MTLDGKRHVGDSASDSVIEHTCPGCCLSLGRDLPCELHNWKQMAEYSPEMRQFACILHLYHIKAYDYLRKIFPLPHPYSLTNWLSNNEAAAGFSNDIFLRLQEKVERGEQAYCYCALMVQDMSLQKKQEWDSQTQRLTGFVDLGTGVLDADEAPLASEAIILMAVGIASPWTAPLGYFFVNSTTGQLLAQLLRQTINKLNNIGIRVLSVTSGTTARGAETARALGIRIDPERIQCTFQHPPGSAHSITYLFDICHALQLIRNALQCFQNIGCLSDTVRWQHVVELAALQEQRVLELCSPKSGRPGNEESYHLKVNLATLLFSEGVADALEHLQKLGLASFQNCSGTVKFVRLMSHLCDIFHGRGPYRRGLKGPLAAGNYIKISHLFNEAKNFFVTLTDSMGRCIIKSKRRLGFLSFLLNAESLKWLYTNYVCPEDTPSHHLLTYTFSLDPLELFLRALQQACGSSGSPTCTMFQAAYHKLLASCSLVPGSPHSGGSSNTSSLDISLSRRRDLTLGSIRAQYNPACGRTVATEYPYCAGFLLHGSALSNALTDLSLHARSVTCTAGFVAEQLASDLQCEACLASLFESDDSRLKHGSVLYIKKLGGVSLPSASVYRITSISEQVLNRYGKVGYGNKTTKLWHLSLELKVFQELLGESPLFPTLTNHLFDGELCIDNHYTVLVKEITQCYLNIRTNHAKHLNFKYHCGRHRLKRLKGKHLFPSPPGSCQSSQTHMGS; via the exons ATGACATTAGATGGGAAAAGACACGTTGGGGACTCAGCCTCCGACAGCGTGATAGAGCACAcatgccctggctgctgcctgtcctTAGGAAGAG atttGCCTTGTGAGTTGCACAACTGGAAGCAGATGGCAGAATACTCACCAGAAATGAGGCAATTTGCTTGTATTCTCCACCTCTACCATATTAAGGCCTATGATTATCTACGGAagatttttcccctccctcatcCTTACAGCCTGACAAA ttggcTGTCTAATAATGAAGCTGCTGCAGGCTTCAGCAACGACATTTTTCTCCGCCTTCAGGAAAAGGTGGAGAGAGGGGAACAGGCCTACTGCTACTGTGCCCTGATGGTACAAGACATGTCCCTGCAGAAGAAGCAGGAGTGGGACTCACAGACCCAGCGCCTGACAGGCTTTGTTGACTTGGGAACAGGCGTCCTTGATGCTGATGAAGCTCCACTGGCCTCAGAAGCGATAATCCTCATGGCAGTTGGCATCGCAAGTCCCTGGACAGCTCCACTTGGCTACTTCTTTGTGAACAGCACGACCGGCCAGTTACTTGCTCAGCTGCTTCGTCAGACCATCAATAAGCTGAACAACATTGGCATCAGAGTGCTGTCTGTGACATCAGGCACGACTGCTCGTGGTGCTGAGACTGCCAGAGCTCTGGGGATCAGGATAGATCCTGAAAGGATTCAGTGCACTTTCCAACATCCGCCTGGCTCTGCTCACAGCATCACATACTTGTTTGACATTTgccatgcactccagctgatAAGGAATGCTCTGCAGTGCTTCCAGAACATAGGGTGTCTCAGTGACACCGTGCGGTGGCAGCATGTGGTGGAGCTGGCGGCTTTGCAGGAGCAGAGAGTATTAGAGCTATGCAGTCCCAAGTCAGGCAGACCTGGGAATGAGGAGAGTTACCACTTAAAGGTCAACCTTGCCACTCTGTTGTTCAGTGAGGGTGTTGCTGATGCACTGGAACACCTCCAGAAGCTGGGCCTGGCCTCATTCCAGAACTGCAGTGGTACTGTCAAGTTTGTGCGTTTGATGAGCCATCTATGCGACATATTTCATGGCAGAGGTCCCTATAGAAGGGGACTGAAGGGGCCTTTGGCAGCTGGAAATTACATCAAAATAAGCCACCTCTTTAATGAGGCCAAGAACTTCTTTGTCACCTTAACAGACTCTATGGGGAGATGCATTATTAAAAGCAAACGCAGACTAGGATTTCTGAGTTTCTTGCTCAATGCTGAAAGCCTCAAGTGGCTTTACACCAACTATGTGTGTCCAGAAGACACTCCTTCGCACCACCTCCTGACTTACACCTTTAGCCTTGACCCGCTGGAGCTGTTTCTCAGGGCCCTCCAGCAAGCCTGTGGCAGCAGCGGGAGCCCCACCTGCACTATGTTCCAGGCTGCATATCACAAACTGctggccagctgcagcctggtgcCAGGCTCACCACACAGCGGTGGCTCAAGCAATACGAGCTCCTTGGACATATCCTTGTCTCGCAGGAGAGATCTGACTCTTGGCAGCATTCGTGCTCAATATAACCCAGCTTGTGGGAGGACAGTGGCAACAGAGTACCCCTATTGTGCAGGCTTTCTTTTGCATGGCTCTGCACTGAGTAATGCACTGACAGACCTATCACTGCATGCACGGAGTGTCACCTGCACTGCAGGCTTTGTTGCTGAGCAGTTAGCCTCTGACTTGCAATGTGAGGCTTGTCTTGCTTCCCTCTTTGAGTCAGATGACAGCAGGCTAAAACACGGGTCGGTGCTCTATATAAAAAAGTTAGGTGGAGTGAGTCTGCCCTCGGCAAGTGTGTACCGCATAACAAGCATTTCAGAACAAGTCCTAAACCGGTATGGCAAAGTAGGATATGGCAACAAAACCACCAAGCTATGGCATTTGTCTTTAGAACTGAAAGTCTTCCAGGAGCTTCTGGGAGAAAGTCCCCTCTTCCCCACCCTCACAAACCATTTATTTGATGGGGAGTTGTGCATCGACAATCACTATACAGTTTTAGTGAAGGAAATAACACAATGTTACTTAAACATCAGAACAAACCATGCCAAACACCTGAACTTCAAATACCATTGTGGAAGGCACAGATTGAAgagactgaaaggaaaacatttatttccatcaCCACCAGGTAGCTGTCAGTCAAGCCAGACCCACATGGGGTCATGA
- the THAP9 gene encoding DNA transposase THAP9 isoform X2, whose product MTRSCSALGCTARDNGRSRERGISFHQFPVDTVQRREWIRAVNRVDPRSRQAWRPGPGAILCSRHFAEADFERYGLRRKLRRGAVPSRFPHPEPLGVGRRSGPPVRALKQPLLSPPAGVTAGDHNYSLKGQQAAGPEARPPLQTPQQQQQLPAAGRWSSAHRPRTVANVLRELAEKLQLSEETMNLLQAQFSDLPCELHNWKQMAEYSPEMRQFACILHLYHIKAYDYLRKIFPLPHPYSLTNWLSNNEAAAGFSNDIFLRLQEKVERGEQAYCYCALMVQDMSLQKKQEWDSQTQRLTGFVDLGTGVLDADEAPLASEAIILMAVGIASPWTAPLGYFFVNSTTGQLLAQLLRQTINKLNNIGIRVLSVTSGTTARGAETARALGIRIDPERIQCTFQHPPGSAHSITYLFDICHALQLIRNALQCFQNIGCLSDTVRWQHVVELAALQEQRVLELCSPKSGRPGNEESYHLKVNLATLLFSEGVADALEHLQKLGLASFQNCSGTVKFVRLMSHLCDIFHGRGPYRRGLKGPLAAGNYIKISHLFNEAKNFFVTLTDSMGRCIIKSKRRLGFLSFLLNAESLKWLYTNYVCPEDTPSHHLLTYTFSLDPLELFLRALQQACGSSGSPTCTMFQAAYHKLLASCSLVPGSPHSGGSSNTSSLDISLSRRRDLTLGSIRAQYNPACGRTVATEYPYCAGFLLHGSALSNALTDLSLHARSVTCTAGFVAEQLASDLQCEACLASLFESDDSRLKHGSVLYIKKLGGVSLPSASVYRITSISEQVLNRYGKVGYGNKTTKLWHLSLELKVFQELLGESPLFPTLTNHLFDGELCIDNHYTVLVKEITQCYLNIRTNHAKHLNFKYHCGRHRLKRLKGKHLFPSPPGSCQSSQTHMGS is encoded by the exons ATGACGCGGAGCTGCTCGGCGCTGGGCTGTACCGCCCGCGACAACGGGCGGAGCCGGGAGCGCGGCATCTCCTTCCACCA GTTCCCGGTAGACACTGTGCAGCGCCGCGAGTGGATCCGCGCAGTGAACCGCGTGGACCCGCGGAGCCGCCAGGCCTGGCGGCCCGGCCCTGGGGCCATCCTCTGCTCGCGGCACTTTGCCGAGGCCGACTTCGAGCGCTACGGCCTGCGGCGGAAGCTGCGGCGGGGGGCCGTGCCCTCCCGCTTCCCTCACCCG GAGCCGCTGGGCGTCGGCCGGAGGAGCGGGCCCCCCGTCCGAGCTCTGAAGCAGCCTCTCCTCAGCCCCCCCGCAGGGGTCACCGCCGGGGACCACAACTACAGCCTGaaggggcagcaggcagcgggCCCGGAGGCACGGCCGCCGCTGCAGacgccgcagcagcagcagcagctccctgcagcgGGGAGATGGTCCTCTGCGCACCGGCCCAGAACGGTAGCGAATGTCCTCCGGGAGCTggcagagaagctgcagctttCTGAGGAAACTATGAATTTGCTGCAGGCGCAGTTTTCAG atttGCCTTGTGAGTTGCACAACTGGAAGCAGATGGCAGAATACTCACCAGAAATGAGGCAATTTGCTTGTATTCTCCACCTCTACCATATTAAGGCCTATGATTATCTACGGAagatttttcccctccctcatcCTTACAGCCTGACAAA ttggcTGTCTAATAATGAAGCTGCTGCAGGCTTCAGCAACGACATTTTTCTCCGCCTTCAGGAAAAGGTGGAGAGAGGGGAACAGGCCTACTGCTACTGTGCCCTGATGGTACAAGACATGTCCCTGCAGAAGAAGCAGGAGTGGGACTCACAGACCCAGCGCCTGACAGGCTTTGTTGACTTGGGAACAGGCGTCCTTGATGCTGATGAAGCTCCACTGGCCTCAGAAGCGATAATCCTCATGGCAGTTGGCATCGCAAGTCCCTGGACAGCTCCACTTGGCTACTTCTTTGTGAACAGCACGACCGGCCAGTTACTTGCTCAGCTGCTTCGTCAGACCATCAATAAGCTGAACAACATTGGCATCAGAGTGCTGTCTGTGACATCAGGCACGACTGCTCGTGGTGCTGAGACTGCCAGAGCTCTGGGGATCAGGATAGATCCTGAAAGGATTCAGTGCACTTTCCAACATCCGCCTGGCTCTGCTCACAGCATCACATACTTGTTTGACATTTgccatgcactccagctgatAAGGAATGCTCTGCAGTGCTTCCAGAACATAGGGTGTCTCAGTGACACCGTGCGGTGGCAGCATGTGGTGGAGCTGGCGGCTTTGCAGGAGCAGAGAGTATTAGAGCTATGCAGTCCCAAGTCAGGCAGACCTGGGAATGAGGAGAGTTACCACTTAAAGGTCAACCTTGCCACTCTGTTGTTCAGTGAGGGTGTTGCTGATGCACTGGAACACCTCCAGAAGCTGGGCCTGGCCTCATTCCAGAACTGCAGTGGTACTGTCAAGTTTGTGCGTTTGATGAGCCATCTATGCGACATATTTCATGGCAGAGGTCCCTATAGAAGGGGACTGAAGGGGCCTTTGGCAGCTGGAAATTACATCAAAATAAGCCACCTCTTTAATGAGGCCAAGAACTTCTTTGTCACCTTAACAGACTCTATGGGGAGATGCATTATTAAAAGCAAACGCAGACTAGGATTTCTGAGTTTCTTGCTCAATGCTGAAAGCCTCAAGTGGCTTTACACCAACTATGTGTGTCCAGAAGACACTCCTTCGCACCACCTCCTGACTTACACCTTTAGCCTTGACCCGCTGGAGCTGTTTCTCAGGGCCCTCCAGCAAGCCTGTGGCAGCAGCGGGAGCCCCACCTGCACTATGTTCCAGGCTGCATATCACAAACTGctggccagctgcagcctggtgcCAGGCTCACCACACAGCGGTGGCTCAAGCAATACGAGCTCCTTGGACATATCCTTGTCTCGCAGGAGAGATCTGACTCTTGGCAGCATTCGTGCTCAATATAACCCAGCTTGTGGGAGGACAGTGGCAACAGAGTACCCCTATTGTGCAGGCTTTCTTTTGCATGGCTCTGCACTGAGTAATGCACTGACAGACCTATCACTGCATGCACGGAGTGTCACCTGCACTGCAGGCTTTGTTGCTGAGCAGTTAGCCTCTGACTTGCAATGTGAGGCTTGTCTTGCTTCCCTCTTTGAGTCAGATGACAGCAGGCTAAAACACGGGTCGGTGCTCTATATAAAAAAGTTAGGTGGAGTGAGTCTGCCCTCGGCAAGTGTGTACCGCATAACAAGCATTTCAGAACAAGTCCTAAACCGGTATGGCAAAGTAGGATATGGCAACAAAACCACCAAGCTATGGCATTTGTCTTTAGAACTGAAAGTCTTCCAGGAGCTTCTGGGAGAAAGTCCCCTCTTCCCCACCCTCACAAACCATTTATTTGATGGGGAGTTGTGCATCGACAATCACTATACAGTTTTAGTGAAGGAAATAACACAATGTTACTTAAACATCAGAACAAACCATGCCAAACACCTGAACTTCAAATACCATTGTGGAAGGCACAGATTGAAgagactgaaaggaaaacatttatttccatcaCCACCAGGTAGCTGTCAGTCAAGCCAGACCCACATGGGGTCATGA
- the THAP9 gene encoding DNA transposase THAP9 isoform X1, whose product MTRSCSALGCTARDNGRSRERGISFHQFPVDTVQRREWIRAVNRVDPRSRQAWRPGPGAILCSRHFAEADFERYGLRRKLRRGAVPSRFPHPEPLGVGRRSGPPVRALKQPLLSPPAGVTAGDHNYSLKGQQAAGPEARPPLQTPQQQQQLPAAGRWSSAHRPRTVANVLRELAEKLQLSEETMNLLQAQFSADLPCELHNWKQMAEYSPEMRQFACILHLYHIKAYDYLRKIFPLPHPYSLTNWLSNNEAAAGFSNDIFLRLQEKVERGEQAYCYCALMVQDMSLQKKQEWDSQTQRLTGFVDLGTGVLDADEAPLASEAIILMAVGIASPWTAPLGYFFVNSTTGQLLAQLLRQTINKLNNIGIRVLSVTSGTTARGAETARALGIRIDPERIQCTFQHPPGSAHSITYLFDICHALQLIRNALQCFQNIGCLSDTVRWQHVVELAALQEQRVLELCSPKSGRPGNEESYHLKVNLATLLFSEGVADALEHLQKLGLASFQNCSGTVKFVRLMSHLCDIFHGRGPYRRGLKGPLAAGNYIKISHLFNEAKNFFVTLTDSMGRCIIKSKRRLGFLSFLLNAESLKWLYTNYVCPEDTPSHHLLTYTFSLDPLELFLRALQQACGSSGSPTCTMFQAAYHKLLASCSLVPGSPHSGGSSNTSSLDISLSRRRDLTLGSIRAQYNPACGRTVATEYPYCAGFLLHGSALSNALTDLSLHARSVTCTAGFVAEQLASDLQCEACLASLFESDDSRLKHGSVLYIKKLGGVSLPSASVYRITSISEQVLNRYGKVGYGNKTTKLWHLSLELKVFQELLGESPLFPTLTNHLFDGELCIDNHYTVLVKEITQCYLNIRTNHAKHLNFKYHCGRHRLKRLKGKHLFPSPPGSCQSSQTHMGS is encoded by the exons ATGACGCGGAGCTGCTCGGCGCTGGGCTGTACCGCCCGCGACAACGGGCGGAGCCGGGAGCGCGGCATCTCCTTCCACCA GTTCCCGGTAGACACTGTGCAGCGCCGCGAGTGGATCCGCGCAGTGAACCGCGTGGACCCGCGGAGCCGCCAGGCCTGGCGGCCCGGCCCTGGGGCCATCCTCTGCTCGCGGCACTTTGCCGAGGCCGACTTCGAGCGCTACGGCCTGCGGCGGAAGCTGCGGCGGGGGGCCGTGCCCTCCCGCTTCCCTCACCCG GAGCCGCTGGGCGTCGGCCGGAGGAGCGGGCCCCCCGTCCGAGCTCTGAAGCAGCCTCTCCTCAGCCCCCCCGCAGGGGTCACCGCCGGGGACCACAACTACAGCCTGaaggggcagcaggcagcgggCCCGGAGGCACGGCCGCCGCTGCAGacgccgcagcagcagcagcagctccctgcagcgGGGAGATGGTCCTCTGCGCACCGGCCCAGAACGGTAGCGAATGTCCTCCGGGAGCTggcagagaagctgcagctttCTGAGGAAACTATGAATTTGCTGCAGGCGCAGTTTTCAG cagatttGCCTTGTGAGTTGCACAACTGGAAGCAGATGGCAGAATACTCACCAGAAATGAGGCAATTTGCTTGTATTCTCCACCTCTACCATATTAAGGCCTATGATTATCTACGGAagatttttcccctccctcatcCTTACAGCCTGACAAA ttggcTGTCTAATAATGAAGCTGCTGCAGGCTTCAGCAACGACATTTTTCTCCGCCTTCAGGAAAAGGTGGAGAGAGGGGAACAGGCCTACTGCTACTGTGCCCTGATGGTACAAGACATGTCCCTGCAGAAGAAGCAGGAGTGGGACTCACAGACCCAGCGCCTGACAGGCTTTGTTGACTTGGGAACAGGCGTCCTTGATGCTGATGAAGCTCCACTGGCCTCAGAAGCGATAATCCTCATGGCAGTTGGCATCGCAAGTCCCTGGACAGCTCCACTTGGCTACTTCTTTGTGAACAGCACGACCGGCCAGTTACTTGCTCAGCTGCTTCGTCAGACCATCAATAAGCTGAACAACATTGGCATCAGAGTGCTGTCTGTGACATCAGGCACGACTGCTCGTGGTGCTGAGACTGCCAGAGCTCTGGGGATCAGGATAGATCCTGAAAGGATTCAGTGCACTTTCCAACATCCGCCTGGCTCTGCTCACAGCATCACATACTTGTTTGACATTTgccatgcactccagctgatAAGGAATGCTCTGCAGTGCTTCCAGAACATAGGGTGTCTCAGTGACACCGTGCGGTGGCAGCATGTGGTGGAGCTGGCGGCTTTGCAGGAGCAGAGAGTATTAGAGCTATGCAGTCCCAAGTCAGGCAGACCTGGGAATGAGGAGAGTTACCACTTAAAGGTCAACCTTGCCACTCTGTTGTTCAGTGAGGGTGTTGCTGATGCACTGGAACACCTCCAGAAGCTGGGCCTGGCCTCATTCCAGAACTGCAGTGGTACTGTCAAGTTTGTGCGTTTGATGAGCCATCTATGCGACATATTTCATGGCAGAGGTCCCTATAGAAGGGGACTGAAGGGGCCTTTGGCAGCTGGAAATTACATCAAAATAAGCCACCTCTTTAATGAGGCCAAGAACTTCTTTGTCACCTTAACAGACTCTATGGGGAGATGCATTATTAAAAGCAAACGCAGACTAGGATTTCTGAGTTTCTTGCTCAATGCTGAAAGCCTCAAGTGGCTTTACACCAACTATGTGTGTCCAGAAGACACTCCTTCGCACCACCTCCTGACTTACACCTTTAGCCTTGACCCGCTGGAGCTGTTTCTCAGGGCCCTCCAGCAAGCCTGTGGCAGCAGCGGGAGCCCCACCTGCACTATGTTCCAGGCTGCATATCACAAACTGctggccagctgcagcctggtgcCAGGCTCACCACACAGCGGTGGCTCAAGCAATACGAGCTCCTTGGACATATCCTTGTCTCGCAGGAGAGATCTGACTCTTGGCAGCATTCGTGCTCAATATAACCCAGCTTGTGGGAGGACAGTGGCAACAGAGTACCCCTATTGTGCAGGCTTTCTTTTGCATGGCTCTGCACTGAGTAATGCACTGACAGACCTATCACTGCATGCACGGAGTGTCACCTGCACTGCAGGCTTTGTTGCTGAGCAGTTAGCCTCTGACTTGCAATGTGAGGCTTGTCTTGCTTCCCTCTTTGAGTCAGATGACAGCAGGCTAAAACACGGGTCGGTGCTCTATATAAAAAAGTTAGGTGGAGTGAGTCTGCCCTCGGCAAGTGTGTACCGCATAACAAGCATTTCAGAACAAGTCCTAAACCGGTATGGCAAAGTAGGATATGGCAACAAAACCACCAAGCTATGGCATTTGTCTTTAGAACTGAAAGTCTTCCAGGAGCTTCTGGGAGAAAGTCCCCTCTTCCCCACCCTCACAAACCATTTATTTGATGGGGAGTTGTGCATCGACAATCACTATACAGTTTTAGTGAAGGAAATAACACAATGTTACTTAAACATCAGAACAAACCATGCCAAACACCTGAACTTCAAATACCATTGTGGAAGGCACAGATTGAAgagactgaaaggaaaacatttatttccatcaCCACCAGGTAGCTGTCAGTCAAGCCAGACCCACATGGGGTCATGA